In Cellulomonas sp. Y8, the genomic stretch CGTCGAGGTCCTGCTGCACGCGCTCCTGGGTCGCCGGGTCCGCGACCGCGTCGTCGTACGCGGCCAGGTCCAGGCCCAGTTCCTCGGCGAACGAACGGAACAGGTCGGCCTGTGAGGTCTGCTGCTCGCCCCACTCGGCCTGGGTCTGGAACATCCGGTGGTACATGTCCTCGACCTGGCCCTGCTGCGCCGCCGCCTCCACCGCCAGCGCGGCGTTCATCGCGTTGGCGTGACTCGCGATCGGGAAGTAGCGGATGACGTAGTTGATCTGACCCGCGTACTGCTCGCGGATCTGCTCCACCACGGGGTAGAAGGCGCCGCAGGCCTCGCACTCGAAGTCCATGAACTCGACGAGCGTCGGCGCGCCCGGGCCGGCGTCGTCGAGGACGTAGGAGTCAGCGCGGGTCGCGGGCAGCGCCCCGGCCTCCTGCCGAGGCGCCGGCCCCCGGGGGCCGGTGGCGAGGGCATAGATCAGCAGGCCGGTGATCGCCACGACGACCAGCGCGCCGGCAATCAGGGCGCTGCGCACGCGCGGACTGAGCGGCCGCGGGGGGTTCGCGGCGGCAGCGTCGGTCTTCATGGCGTCTCTCCTGCGGGTCGTCAGGTGCGGCCGCGCGGCAGAGCACGGCTTTGCGGTGGTGAGGAAGAGGGTGGAGCGCTGCCCTCCGGTCGCACGGTAGGCGACCCCAGGCGGCACATCGGCCCTCGGAGGTTGAGATTCGATGAAGGCTCGACCTGAGGTGTGGCACACGACGCACACCACCCCCTACCATCGCTTTGTGACGATGACATCCCCCATGGTCGATATTGAGAACGAAGTCCGTTCCGCTGATGACGCCGTGCTCACGGCCCCGACCGCCGCGCTGTTCCGGGCGCTCGGCGAGCCGGCCCGGCTGACGATGCTGCGCCACCTGTTCACCGGGGAGCACTCGGTGCGCGAGCTGACCGAGCACCTCGGGCTCGCGCAGTCCACGGTGAGCGTGCATCTGGCCTGCCTGCGGGACTGTGGGCTGGTCACCGTGCGGCAGCGCGGCCGGTCATCGATCTACGCGATCGCCGACCCGGGCCGCCTGGCGACGCTCGTCGGCGCGGCGGAGGACCTGCTGCGCGGCGGGTCGAGCCCGGACTCGTGCGCGCACCTCGCGGGGGACCTGCGGTGAGCCACGGGCACGACCACGCGCCCGTGGGCGGTGGCGACCACCGGCGCCGGCTCGCGATCGCGTTCGGCCTGACCTCGACGGTCCTGGTCGCCCAGGCCGTGGGTGCCCTGATCACCGGTAGCCTCGCACTGCTGGTCGACACCGCGCACATGCTCACCGACGCCGCGGGCCTGGCGATGGCGCTGGTCGCCGCGCACCTCTCCCTCAAGCCGGCGACGTCCCGGCGGACCTGGGGCTACCGGCGGGCCGAGGTGCTGGGCGCGCTGGCGCAGTCCGCGGTGCTGCTGGCCGTCGGCGGGTACGTGCTTGTCGAGGGGATCCGGCGGCTGTTCTCCCCGCCTGAGGTGCCGTCGACCGAGCTCATCGTGTTCGGCATCATCGGCCTGGTCGCGAACGTGGCGGCCATCGCGGTCTTGGCCAGCGGGCGCAAGGCGAACTTCAACCTGCGCGCCGCGTTCCTGGAGGTGCTCAACGACGCGCTCGGCTCGGTCGGCGTCATCGTCGCGGCGGTCGTCATCGCGACCACCGGCTGGCAGCAGGCCGACGCCATCGCTGGCCTCCTCATCGGCGCGCTCATCGTCCCGCGCGCCATCAAGCTGCTCCGCGAGACCAGCGCCGTGCTGCTCGAGTCCACTCCTGCCGGGCTCGACCTCGACGCGGTGCGCGACCACCTGCTGGGCGTCGAGCACGTGCGCGCGGTGCACGACCTGCACGCGACCCTGGTCGCCACCGGCCTGCCGGTCATCACGGCGCACGTCACGGTCGACGACGAGTGCTTCTCCGACGGGCACACCGCCCGCATCCTCGACCAGCTCCAGGACTGCCTGACCTCGCACTTCCCGATCTCGGTCGAGCACTCCACGTTCCAGATCGAACCCGCGTCGCACCGCACGCACGAGCACCTCGGGCACGCATGAGCCGCCGCGTCGGTACGGCGATGCCGCCCGTGGCGTTCGCCGCGGTCGCGGGCGCTGTGCAGCTGGCGGTCTCCCGGGGGAGGCGGCCCACCCCCGGCTCGCTCGCGGCCGCCGCGCTTCCTGCCGCCACCGCGGCGTGGCTGCTCGGCGACGCGCTCGTCCGATTCCGTCGCGCCCGCACGACCGTCGACCCCCTCGCCCCGGCGGGGGCAAGCACGCTCGTGACCACCGGGGCCAATCGGGTCAGCCGCAACCCGATGTACCTGGGGATGGCCGCGGCACTGCTCGCGCACGCGGTGGCCCTGCGGTCGCCCGCCGCGCTCGCCCCGGTGGCCGGGTTCGTCGCCGTGCTCACGGCCGGGCAGATCACTGCGGAGGAAGACGCGCTTGACGAGCGGTTCGGGGAGTCCTACGCGCGGTACTGCGCCGAGGTCCCCCGATGGGCCGACCTGCGCTCAGTGCGGGTGGTCGCCGCTACCGGTTCCATGAAGATCCGATGAAGGCCGCGCCCGGCCCCATCCAGGGTCGCTCGAAGCGGCCGACCACACGTGCGAAGGTGCCGCATGCCCACTGACACCGAACGCGTGCGCGTGCTGGTCGTCGAGGACGAGAGCGTGCTCGCCGCCGTCATCGGCGACTACCTACGTGCCGACGGCTACGACGTGGCCGTGGTCGGCGACGGCGCCCACGCGCTGGAAACCGCCCGCTCGATCGCGCCGCACGTCGTGGTGCTCGACCTCGGCCTGCCCGGAGTTGACGGCATCGAGGTGTGCCGGCGTCTGCGGGAGTTCTCCGACGCCTACGTGGTGATGCTCACCGCACGCGCGGACGAGACGGAGGTGCTGCAGGGCCTGCGTTCCGGTGCGGACGACTACATGACCAAGCCGTTCCGGCCGCGCGAGCTGCTCGCCCGGGTCCGCACGCTGCTGCGACGCGCTCGCACACCCGGCCCGCTGGCACCGCCGACGCGTGAGATCGGCGGCCTGCGCGTGGACCTGCGCAGCCGCGAGGTCACACTCGAAGGGGCGGCGGTGGACCTGACGCCGACCGAGTTCGACCTGCTCGCCTGCCTGATCGACAACGCCGGGACCGCCATGTCGCGGCGCGCGCTGATCGAGGCGCTGCGGGGGGAGAACTGGTTCGGCGACGAGAGCCTGATCGACGTGCACGTGCTGCACCTGCGGCGCAAGCTCGGCGACGACGCCGCGACTCAGCGGTTCGTCCGCACAGTGCGCGGCATCGGCTACCAGCTGGGCGACGGATGAGCCGCGCACCGTGGCGGGGCTGGGGGGTCGCCCTCCGGCTGAGCGTCGCGCTCTCGGCGGTCACGCTGGTCACCGTCGCGACCGCCGGGCTGGTCGCCTCGCTGATCGGGCCCGGGATCTTCCACGAGAACCTGTTGCAGCACAACGAGGACGCGTCCGACGACGCGACCGAGCACGCCGAAGCGGCGTTCGGCACGGCCGGCAGCGTCTCGCTGGGCGCGGCCCTGCTGCTCGCGCTGCTCGTGTCCTCGGTGTTGAGCATCTGGATCGCGGGGCGAGTGACCCGGTCGCTGCAACCGATCGTCGCGGCCGCCGGGAGCGTGGCGCGTGGGGTGTATGACCGCCGGGTCCCCGTCCCTGGGTTGGGCGCCGAGTTCGACGACGTCGCGACCGCGATGAACGCGATGTCCGAGCGCCCTCGAGCACGTCGACGGCACCCGCCGCCGGCTGCTGGCAGACCTGGCCCACGAGATGCGCACGCCGCTGGCCACCCTGACCGTGTATGTCGACTCGATCGAGGACGGGCTTCGGGACCCTGACGCCGCGACGCTGCAGGTGCTGCGCGACCAGGTGAACCGGCTGAGCCGGCTCGCGGAGGACGTCTCGGCGGTGTCACTCGCCGAGGAGCGGCGCCTGCCGCTGCGCCTCGCGGACGCCGCCCCGGAGGACCTGGTGCGCGCCGCGGCCGCTGCGGCCAACCCTGCCTATGCCGCCAAGGGCGTGTACCTCCAGGTCGACACCGCGGCCCGCGCCCCGGCAGTCGTCGTGGACCGCGACCGCATCGGGCAGGTCCTGGCCAACCTTCTGGACAACGCGCTGCGGCACAGCGACCCCGGAGCCGCCGTCGTCGTGCGGGTCCGCGCCGAGCGGGACGCCGTCGCCATCGGCGTGCACGACACGGGCGACGGCATCGCCCCGGAACACCTGTCCCACGTGTTCGACCGGTTCTACCGGGCCGACGCGGCCCGCGACCGGGACCACGGTGGCTCAGGGATCGGGCTGACGGTGAGCAGGGCGTTCGCGGAGGCACACGACGGATCGTTGGAAGCCGCCAGCCCCGGCGCCGGGCAGGGCGCCACCTTCACGCTCCGGCTACCCGCACGGCGGGCACGAGCCGGCGCAGACAGCGCCAGATGAAGGAACGCTGAAGGCGCGCCCCCGCGCCGCTGCGTCGTCGACGCCCCGGCCTACCGTGGTCGCGCCCTCGCGTTCCACGACAGGAATCCCGCATGCGTCGACCCGTTGCCCGCCCCCCGCGTCTGTGGCGCCGCGCAACCGCGACCCTGGTCGCCGTGGCCGTCCTGGTGGCTCTCGCCCCCGCAGCGGGCTCAGCTGACGACCTCGACGACCGGCGACGTGCAGCCCAGCAACGCGCTGACGCCGCCCAGCGCCGCGCCGAGGACCTGCAGGCGTCGATCGAGGGCCTGTCCGCCGACCTCGCGCAGGCCGTCAGCGATCTCGCAGCGACCGAGGCCCGGCTGCCCGCCGCCCAGCAGGAGCTCAGGACCGCACAGGACGAACTGGCCGGCGCCGAACGGCGCGCCGAGCTCGTGCAGGCCCGCCTCGTCGACGCCACGGACCAGCGCGACAGCATCAGCGCCGACCTGACCGAGAACGCCGCCCGCGACCAAGACGTCCGGGACAGCATCGGCCAACTCGCGCGCCAGGCGTACCAGGGCGGGGGTGACATGTCCGCCATCGCGGTGGTCCTCGACGCCCAGAGCGTCGATGACTTCAACCGCCGCTACCAGGCCGCCGCGACCGCGCAGCGCGCCCAGCGCGAGCTCGTCCAGGAGCTTGCCGACCTCGCCGGCGACGCCCGGAACGCACAGACCCGTCTGACCGCCGTCACCGATCGGATCGGCGAGCTGAAGGCCGAGGCCGAGGCCGAGGTGGTGCGCGCCGACCAGGCTCGCGCCGCCGCAGCGACGCGTGAGCAGGAGATCGAGGACCTGATCGCCGACCAGCGCTCAACCCAGCAGCGCCTAGCCGGCATGAAGAACCAGGCCGAAGCCGAGCGCGCCCAGGTCGAGAGCGACCGCGCCGCGGTCGAGCAAGAGCTCGCCGGCATCATCGCCGAGCAGCAGCGCGCCGCCGCAGCCAAGCCGGCGCCCGCGGCGCCCGGCGCACAGCAACCGGCCGCGCCCCCGCCGCCCTCCAACGGCGCGGGTGCGATCTTCGCCAACCCGACCTCGATCAACCCGATGTACGTCACGTCCAGCTACGGCATGCGGCTGCACCCGATCCTTGGGTACACGCGCCTGCACGCCGGGATCGACCTACGCACCTACTGCAACACCCCGCTGTACGCCCCGCGCGACGCGACCGTGCAGTGGGCGCAGCGGCGCGGGACGTTCGGCAATCAGGTGATGCTGAACTACGGCACCGTGAACGGTCAGCCGATGATGAGCAGCTCGAACCACCTCACGAGCTTTGCCGTGTCGACCGGTCAGCAGGTGCGCCGGGGCGACCTCATCGGTTACTCCGGCAACACGGGCCTGTCTGGTGCCTGCCATCTGCACTTCGAGGTGTACGTGAACGGCTCCACCGTCGACCCCGCACCGCTGCTGGGGCGGTGACCAGGATGCGTACTGCTCTCCGCGCAGCGGCACTTGTCGCTACTGCCGTTGTGGCGCTGGCCGGGTGCGCCCCGTCCGAGACCACGGGCGCGAGTGTGCCGAACCAGGGCTACGTCTCCGGCGACGGCAGCGTCCAGACCTGGGACGTCGACGAACGGGGCGAGCCGGTCGCCGTCACCGGCACGACGTACCAGGGCGAACAGGTCGACACTGCGGACTGGCTCGGGCAGATCGTGGTGCTCAACACCTGGTACGCCGCGTGCCCGCCGTGCCGGAGCGAGGCGCCGACGCTCGCCGCGCTCGCCCGCGACCGCGCGGACGACGGCGTTCGTCTGCTCGGGATCAACGTCGAGGACGCCGCGGGCGCGGCGCTGGCGTTCGAGCGCACCTTCGACATCCCGTACCCGTCGATCGACGACTCCGGGGGCACGGCGGTCAGCGCCCTGTCGGGGACCATCCCGCTCCAGGCCGTTCCCACCACCGTGATCCTCGACCGCCAGGGACGAGTCGCCGCACGAATCGTCGGCCTCGCCGAGGAATCCACCCTCGGCGCCGTCGTCGACGACGTCGTCGCCGAGTCAGGTGCGCCGTGACCGGGCGCCGCGACACCTGATGCTCCCCGCGGACTTCTCAGGGCCGGCTCGGATCCCGACCGTCCCGCCGGGTATGGCCTCCTACCTCGCGCCGTGGATCCAGCCGGTTCCCGTGCTGCCGGTGATCGCCGTGCTTCTCGGTTCCGCCTACGTCATCGGCGTCATCCTGCGGCACCGCAGCGGGCACCGGTGGCCCGTGAGCCGGACGCTGTCGTTCCTCGGCGGGTGCGTCGTGCTGCTGATCGTCACCGGGGCAGGCGTCGAGGGCTACGGCTACGAGATGTTCTCGGTCTTCATGTTCCAGCAGCTCACCTTGATGATGTTCGTCGCTCCCCTGCTGGTGCTCGGCCGACCGGGCACTCTGCTCCTGCACGCGGCCCCGCATCACGGACCGGGCCGGGTGCTCCTGGTCGGGGCGCGCCGCGCGCTGCGGTCGCCGATCGCCGCCGCAGCGTTGCACCCGGCAGTCACGGTGCCGCTGTTCCTGCTCGCGTTCTACGGCCTGTACCTAACCGACGCCGCCGGTGTTGTGCTGTCCTCGTGGTCCGGGCACACGGCCCTGGAGGTGGCGCTCCTCGTCGCGGGCGTGCTGTTCGCGGCCCCGGTGCTGTCGCGTGACCCGCTACCGCGTCGACAGAGCCACGCCGGGCGTGCGCTGGACGTGGCGGTGGAGATGCCGCTGCACGCGTTCTTCGGGGTCGTACTGATGATGGCGACCATGCCCGTGGTCGCGGCGTTCGGGCACCCGCCAGCTAGTTGGGGGGTGGACTTGGTCACCGACCAGCAGACCGCCGGTGCCTTGGCCTGGTCCTACGGGGAACTGCCCACGCTGATCGTGCTGCTCATCGTCTTGTCCCGCTGGCACCGTGAGGAGACGGTCAGCACCGCGCTGCGCGACCGCCGCGCAGACAGGGACGGCGACGTCGAGCTCGACGCCTACAACGCCTACCTCGCCGGTCTCGCCGCCCGCGACCGGCGCACCACCTGAGCGACCCGTCCCGCCGGGTCCCCGTTCCGAACCACGTCCACTAGCAACCGCGCCACCCCGAGAGGTCCGACATGCACCACGTCCCCACGCCCACGCCGCTGCGCCGACGGTCGGTGGCCCGCCTCGCGCTGATCCCGGTGCTCGCCCTCGCAGCGTTTGCCGTGTCCACCGGTCCGGCCGCCGCGCACTCGGGGATGACGGGCTCGGATCCTGCGGACGGCGCAACGGTCGATGTCGCGCCCGACGCCGTCTCGCTCACGTTCAACGAGGCACCGCAGGCGCTCGGTACCGAGGTCGCGGTGGTTGGTCCCGATGGAGCGCGCGTCAGCGAGGGCGTAACCACGGTCGCCGACGTCACGGTCACCCAGGCCCTGTCCGCGACTCGACCTGCCGGGACCTACGTGATCCAGTGGCGGGTGACCTCTGCCGACGGGCACCCGCTGTCCGGTGAACTCACGTTCACGGCCTCGGCCGGTACCGGCGTCCAGGCGTCGGTCGACGAGGGATCCACCCATCCAGAGCCGGAACCGATCCAGGAGACCACCGCACCGAGCGCCGAGAACACTGCAGAGACCGCCGCGCCGAGCGGCATGGACGAGGAGGAGATCTCCTGGCAGTGGGGCCCGACCTCGATCATCGCCCTGGTCGCGATCGCTGCCGCAGCCGGCGCACTCGTCGTGGTCGCGCTGCGCCTGCGCCGACGCAACTTCGGGACCCGGGGCGAGGACCTGGAGCACGGCGACCGGTGATCCCAGCTTAGTCGGATCTTCATCAGCCGGCCCCTCACCGACGGACCTGCCAGGGACGATCCAGTCGCTGCACCGCACCGCGCGCGTGCCAGCAGCGAGGAGGGGCGCATGCCCGAACAGCGAATCATCGGTTCCAGCAGCAGGATCGGTGGCCAGCGACCATCATCGTCGGCGAGCACCGACTCCCAGCCCACGCCCGCGCCCGTACCGACGCCGGCCAAGCGCAGCAGACGCACCCTCGTGCTCGTCGCGATCCTCGTCGCCGTGGCGGGCGTGGCCTGGTACCTGCTTCGCGGGAACGCTGCATCGGAAGCGGAACCGGCGGAAGTCGAGCTCGGCACCGTGCAGGCGGTCGAACCGATCAGCATCAACCTCGCGAACGGCCGCTACCTGCGTCTGGGCCTCGGCCTGCAGCTCACCGCCGAGGTGGCCGAGGACGTCGACACCGTCAAGGCGCTGGATCTCGCGATCGCGTTGTTCTCCCAGCGGTCGATCGACGAGCTGAACACCCCCGAGGGCAGGGACGCACTCAAGAACCAGCTCGCGACCCAGCTGACCGAGGTCTACGAGGGAGAGGTCGTCGACGTGTACTTCAGCAACTTCGTCTACCAGTGACCGCCCCCGAGACCCTGCCGGAGTCTTCATCGAACCTCAACCACCGCCGGCGGTCCGTGAGAGCACCCAGCGCTTACGGTGAGAACACCCCGCGGCGGTAGCGCTCGATGGATCCGAGCCCCCCGCCGCCGCGGGGCCCATCCGTCGTTTTCCCGC encodes the following:
- a CDS encoding HAMP domain-containing protein; translation: MSRAPWRGWGVALRLSVALSAVTLVTVATAGLVASLIGPGIFHENLLQHNEDASDDATEHAEAAFGTAGSVSLGAALLLALLVSSVLSIWIAGRVTRSLQPIVAAAGSVARGVYDRRVPVPGLGAEFDDVATAMNAMSERPRARRRHPPPAAGRPGPRDAHAAGHPDRVCRLDRGRASGP
- a CDS encoding M23 family metallopeptidase, coding for MAVLVALAPAAGSADDLDDRRRAAQQRADAAQRRAEDLQASIEGLSADLAQAVSDLAATEARLPAAQQELRTAQDELAGAERRAELVQARLVDATDQRDSISADLTENAARDQDVRDSIGQLARQAYQGGGDMSAIAVVLDAQSVDDFNRRYQAAATAQRAQRELVQELADLAGDARNAQTRLTAVTDRIGELKAEAEAEVVRADQARAAAATREQEIEDLIADQRSTQQRLAGMKNQAEAERAQVESDRAAVEQELAGIIAEQQRAAAAKPAPAAPGAQQPAAPPPPSNGAGAIFANPTSINPMYVTSSYGMRLHPILGYTRLHAGIDLRTYCNTPLYAPRDATVQWAQRRGTFGNQVMLNYGTVNGQPMMSSSNHLTSFAVSTGQQVRRGDLIGYSGNTGLSGACHLHFEVYVNGSTVDPAPLLGR
- a CDS encoding cell wall metabolism sensor histidine kinase WalK, which produces MRTPLATLTVYVDSIEDGLRDPDAATLQVLRDQVNRLSRLAEDVSAVSLAEERRLPLRLADAAPEDLVRAAAAAANPAYAAKGVYLQVDTAARAPAVVVDRDRIGQVLANLLDNALRHSDPGAAVVVRVRAERDAVAIGVHDTGDGIAPEHLSHVFDRFYRADAARDRDHGGSGIGLTVSRAFAEAHDGSLEAASPGAGQGATFTLRLPARRARAGADSAR
- a CDS encoding response regulator transcription factor; translation: MPTDTERVRVLVVEDESVLAAVIGDYLRADGYDVAVVGDGAHALETARSIAPHVVVLDLGLPGVDGIEVCRRLREFSDAYVVMLTARADETEVLQGLRSGADDYMTKPFRPRELLARVRTLLRRARTPGPLAPPTREIGGLRVDLRSREVTLEGAAVDLTPTEFDLLACLIDNAGTAMSRRALIEALRGENWFGDESLIDVHVLHLRRKLGDDAATQRFVRTVRGIGYQLGDG
- a CDS encoding metalloregulator ArsR/SmtB family transcription factor; this encodes MTSPMVDIENEVRSADDAVLTAPTAALFRALGEPARLTMLRHLFTGEHSVRELTEHLGLAQSTVSVHLACLRDCGLVTVRQRGRSSIYAIADPGRLATLVGAAEDLLRGGSSPDSCAHLAGDLR
- a CDS encoding cytochrome c oxidase assembly protein, encoding MASYLAPWIQPVPVLPVIAVLLGSAYVIGVILRHRSGHRWPVSRTLSFLGGCVVLLIVTGAGVEGYGYEMFSVFMFQQLTLMMFVAPLLVLGRPGTLLLHAAPHHGPGRVLLVGARRALRSPIAAAALHPAVTVPLFLLAFYGLYLTDAAGVVLSSWSGHTALEVALLVAGVLFAAPVLSRDPLPRRQSHAGRALDVAVEMPLHAFFGVVLMMATMPVVAAFGHPPASWGVDLVTDQQTAGALAWSYGELPTLIVLLIVLSRWHREETVSTALRDRRADRDGDVELDAYNAYLAGLAARDRRTT
- a CDS encoding thioredoxin domain-containing protein, translated to MKTDAAAANPPRPLSPRVRSALIAGALVVVAITGLLIYALATGPRGPAPRQEAGALPATRADSYVLDDAGPGAPTLVEFMDFECEACGAFYPVVEQIREQYAGQINYVIRYFPIASHANAMNAALAVEAAAQQGQVEDMYHRMFQTQAEWGEQQTSQADLFRSFAEELGLDLAAYDDAVADPATQERVQQDLDDGQALGVQGTPTFFLDGQRLELSSVSDLTDALDRALDESGGA
- a CDS encoding isoprenylcysteine carboxylmethyltransferase family protein, translated to MSRRVGTAMPPVAFAAVAGAVQLAVSRGRRPTPGSLAAAALPAATAAWLLGDALVRFRRARTTVDPLAPAGASTLVTTGANRVSRNPMYLGMAAALLAHAVALRSPAALAPVAGFVAVLTAGQITAEEDALDERFGESYARYCAEVPRWADLRSVRVVAATGSMKIR
- a CDS encoding copper resistance CopC family protein, encoding MHHVPTPTPLRRRSVARLALIPVLALAAFAVSTGPAAAHSGMTGSDPADGATVDVAPDAVSLTFNEAPQALGTEVAVVGPDGARVSEGVTTVADVTVTQALSATRPAGTYVIQWRVTSADGHPLSGELTFTASAGTGVQASVDEGSTHPEPEPIQETTAPSAENTAETAAPSGMDEEEISWQWGPTSIIALVAIAAAAGALVVVALRLRRRNFGTRGEDLEHGDR
- the fliL gene encoding flagellar basal body-associated protein FliL; its protein translation is MPEQRIIGSSSRIGGQRPSSSASTDSQPTPAPVPTPAKRSRRTLVLVAILVAVAGVAWYLLRGNAASEAEPAEVELGTVQAVEPISINLANGRYLRLGLGLQLTAEVAEDVDTVKALDLAIALFSQRSIDELNTPEGRDALKNQLATQLTEVYEGEVVDVYFSNFVYQ
- a CDS encoding TlpA disulfide reductase family protein is translated as MPNQGYVSGDGSVQTWDVDERGEPVAVTGTTYQGEQVDTADWLGQIVVLNTWYAACPPCRSEAPTLAALARDRADDGVRLLGINVEDAAGAALAFERTFDIPYPSIDDSGGTAVSALSGTIPLQAVPTTVILDRQGRVAARIVGLAEESTLGAVVDDVVAESGAP
- a CDS encoding cation diffusion facilitator family transporter translates to MSHGHDHAPVGGGDHRRRLAIAFGLTSTVLVAQAVGALITGSLALLVDTAHMLTDAAGLAMALVAAHLSLKPATSRRTWGYRRAEVLGALAQSAVLLAVGGYVLVEGIRRLFSPPEVPSTELIVFGIIGLVANVAAIAVLASGRKANFNLRAAFLEVLNDALGSVGVIVAAVVIATTGWQQADAIAGLLIGALIVPRAIKLLRETSAVLLESTPAGLDLDAVRDHLLGVEHVRAVHDLHATLVATGLPVITAHVTVDDECFSDGHTARILDQLQDCLTSHFPISVEHSTFQIEPASHRTHEHLGHA